The following nucleotide sequence is from Anguilla rostrata isolate EN2019 chromosome 3, ASM1855537v3, whole genome shotgun sequence.
ATTTTCTATTCAGTGAGCACATCTCTATAACCTGTTTTGTGATTGGGCCCTTGCGTATTTCGAGACTGTTCGAGGAGCTCCAAAAGCATAAACCTCCCACACAGCTGAAATTGTGAGACCAGACAGGAATTAATTGTTTCCGCATGTCATTAATTTATTCTTCACTCCCacactttaaatattaaatattcccAACACTGTTAATGCCAGATGATCATAAATGATGGTCAATTAATAATGAGTGCCGTTAAATGAAATGCTTCTTGTGCAGCAGACAGCGGGTTCTGTCATTAAAATCTCTTGTGTTATTTATGACGTTCAGGTCTTCCTTCAAGGGTTCTGATGCTCATTaatcttttttccccaagtCTACCTTCCTGCCGGTTTGAGATTGCATGActccccctctgtgtgtgtaatgaattCAGGGGTGACCCTTATTGGACAGTAGGGTTTTGAGCTGGGCCGTGGCGGACCCCATTGTCATCgcgctgtggggggtggggtggggtggggggaggggggggtgattaTCCGAGCTGCCCAGCTTCCACATCCCGTTGtgagctgctgctgccacctctcctctctgaaTGGTCTGTTTCCGGGTCCTGCCTGAACTCACCTGGGACTGGAATTAATGCGTATAAATctagtttccccccccctccccctccctcctcccgccTGGTGCAGTACATCTTCATTCAGCTGCCCCATTTGCCTGCTTGATTGACAGAATGATTCAGTAGCAGCTGCAGGGTGCATGCTGGTCTTTCTGGGGCATGCGGGTTCTTGTGGCGAGTGCAGTCCCTGGAAATGGTGCTTTATTAACCCCTTGAACTGGAGACATTCTCTCTCCTGGGGCCTGTAAATGACGAAGGTGTAAATGAAGGATGTTCAGTTGAGCGAGTAGGTGTGGCTTTTAGGTCCTGCGGGTTCTGAGGGTGTTGAGAAGCCGGAGAACGTGAGCTGTTCCTGAGCTGCAAAGTGTCTTTTCTGTTCCAgcgtgaaagaaaaaaacccagcaaaGCCAATTTCACAATTcttatatttctttaaatagTGAACTTCAGGGTAGGGAAAGCCCTGCATgctgttcctgtttctgtcctGCCTCTCTGGGTCTTTCCACGGGTTCCTGCAGGACCTCCATCTTCAGAAGTTCCTCTGAGCTGTTATTGGGCCGCTGTGCAGTATAGTGCTCAGGGGCATTaggcttgtaacctgaaggttgcaggtttgattccggagtaggacacagccgttgtacccttgagcaaggcgctgaagcaatgcaggttaagcacctcgctcaagggtacaacggctgtgtcctactccggaatcaaacctgcaagctTTTTACAAAGTTTCAATGCAAAACCTGTGTAAGCCGGCTGAATGGCTGTAATTATaagtaatgtagtgtagtgtaatgtaatgtgtgataAATGTGCCTCGTCTGGCTGGTATTTCCAGGCCGTGAACCCAGCTGCATCCGTGTGTCTGTTGATAgcacaccccaccacccctacagcccccccccccatgccagCTCCACTCTCCTCATTACTCTGGGCTGACATTTGACCAATCATTGCAAAGCACAGCATCTCCGAAAGGGCACAGCTAAAGTttaccaagaaaaaaaacagccatccTCCGCGGGCCCCCAGGTGGGTGAAGGGCAGGTCTGAACTGCTCctgcagagacagggagacactTTGCTGAGCCCCGAGGTGTGCCTAATGTTGCCATGATGTGGTGATCCTGAGCGTTCTCTGAGCGTTCTCTGAGCGTTCCCTGAGCGTTCCCTGAGCGTTCTGTGAGCGTTCCCTGAGCGTTCTCTCAGCGTTCTCTGAGCGTTCTCTGGGCGTTCCCTAGGTGTTCTCTGGGCGTTCTCTGAGTGTTCTCTGGGCGTTCCCTGGGCGTTCCCTGAGCATTCTCTGAGCGTTCTCTGAGCGTTCTCTGAGCCTTCTCTCTGAGCGTTCTCTGAGCGTTCCCTTGGCGTTCTCTGAGCGTGTGCGGGGGGGTTTTTGCGCCCGTCGCAGGTGCGCTCGTCGGACGCCTCGTGGTCGGACACGCGGAGGAACCTGCGGAAGGACCACCGCTGGGAGACTTCCTCACTGCTGGAGCgcgaggagaaggagaagctcTTCAACGAGCACATCGAGGCGCTcgccaagaagaagaaggagcaCTTCCGCCAGCTGCTGGACGAGACCACCACAGTGAGCACCCCGCCCCCACGCTCGCACTGACCAATCAGGGGCCAGATACGCCACCCCTGAACTCgcactgaccaatcagcagcctggtgtcccacccacacactcacacagaccagTCAGGGTCCAGATACACTGCCTCCACATTAACCAGTCGTGTGAAAGCCCCACACTTGCACACTGTAACTGGATTGTATGTTAAGAATATGAGCTGTTTGAGCTGTTTGAGAGTTTGCTGAATGTAAAAACGTAACCGCAGACAGCCCTGGGTGCTCTTTAAACAGCCTGTGCCTGAATCCTCCCCTCAGATCACGCTCACAACATCCTGGAAGGAGGCGAAGAAGGCCATTAAGGAAGATCCTCGCTGCATTAAGTTCTCCAGCAGTGACCGGGTACGTGAGCGGGGTCCTGAGAACCACTGATTTGGGCTCCTAGAggcctctttcccccccccccccccaccccccaccccatggaGGCAGGGAGGCTCGATTCCCTGCCTCAGCATTTTCTACTCTGTGATCCCATCATTAACCCTgtctgctcccccctccccccccccccagtctgagttcattttaaaaacatgtgttATTTGAATGAGttgttttttgctttctgtttgtttgatttcttgtttttccttGAATTTGTCTCACAGAAAAAGCAAAGGGAGTTCGAGGACTACATCAAAGACAAGTACATCACCGCCAAAGCAGACTTCAGGACGCTTCTAAAAGAGACCAAGTTCATCACGTACAGGTACGATACGACACCTGTCCTCAGtcccaccaatcagagcacccCGTCCCCCTGACGGCAGTCTGAGCACCGagtgacccttgacccttgtGCATGTTGGTCAGCAGGGCTGCTGGTGACTGGCCCTGCAGGCCGTATTCGTGAACAATCATGGGTAATTTATTAGGAGTGTGATTGGCTATTTGACCAATTACAGCAGATATGGCAGTTTGAACATGAGCCAAGAATGAGAGCATTaactgttcttttgtttttttttgttttaatcctCCCCCcttgtgaaaaatgtttaaaaatgggcGTGTCCAGGTCCCGGAAGTTGATGCAGGAGTCGGACCAGCACCTGAGAGACGTGGAGAAGGTTCTGCAGAACGACAAGCGCTACCTGGTGCTGGAGTGTGTTCCAGAGGAGCGCCGCAAGCTCATCATGTCCTACATAGAGGACCTGGACCGCCGCgggccgccccccccacccaccgctTCCGAGCCCACCCGCCGCTCAACCAAGTAAcagaacccgggtctctgcgtCACCGCGGCAACAACAACacgccacacccacccacccgccgCTCAATCAAGTAACTGAACCCGAGTCTCTGCGTCACCACGGCAACAACACTATGCCACACCCACCCGCCACTCAACCAAGCAACTGAACCCTGAGTCTCAGCTTCAGCCACGCCCACAACAACACACCAGAACCAATCACCATGCAGCCAAGCAAGGGACCCCAGGGTTTCTGTAACAACAACGCCAACTTGTCTCTCTACCTGCCGCTCTACCTGTCTCTCACCATGATGCTCTACCTGTCTCTCTACCTGCCGCTCTACCTGTCTCTCTATCTGCCGCTCTACCTGTCTCTCTACTTGCCGCTCTACCTGTCTCTCTACCTGCTGCTCTACCTGTCTCTCATCATGCCGCTCTACCTGTCTCTCTACCTGCTGCTCTACCTGTCTCTCATCATGCCGCTCTACCTGTCTCTCATCATGCCGCTCTACCTGTCTCTCTAcctgctgctctgcctgtctctctacCTGCCGCTCTACCTGTCTCATCATGCCGCTCTACCTGTCTCTACCTGCCGCTCTACCTGTCTCATCATGCCGCTCTACCTGTCTCTACCTGCCGCTCTACCTGTCTCATCatgctgctctgcctgtcgCTCTACCTGCCGCTCTACCGGTCTCATCATGCCGCTCTACCTGTCTCTCTACCTGCCGCTCTACCTGTCTCTCTACCTGCCGCTCTACCCAGCGGGGGAGTCCGGGGCCCTGCATGAGCACGCTTTGGACACGCAGACCCCGCAGACGTGTTGTAGCGCAGTATTTCCGCGGTGTGTGTCGTCAGCGGGAAGCGTCGCGGGgtgaaagggggcggggcagctcCGCGCGGTGTGGCCCGCGCTCATCTCAAAAAGGGGCGAGTGATTTAACGCCCCCGCAGCTTGTAAGATACTTTTACTAGATGGCggatatgtatatttaaatatatgtattcaGATCGTGTGACAGACGGTTGTGTGAACATCGCCAACGGCCTTAAGAGTTGGAATTGTAACGATACGTAGTAGtttgaatgtttaaatgtttctaaAGTTGTGTTTAATTTTGATGTTGCTGTTTCTGTACGAGTTTACTGGAATAAAGGCAACTACCCAGTTTTTTTACAACTATggacaaattttattttattccacacAGCTGGCACATCTTGCCCAGTGGATACATTTGTGAAATTTAACGACTTGCTCAAGACTGCAAATACattcaacaaagaaaaatattgcatCCAAAAGGGCTAATACAGCAGTGCAAATGTCTTTAATAATGCTGACCAAATGATCATTTACTCgcttttaaattgtatccagtcaGAAGTAAGCATGTTCAGTCATTTAAACATGGTCATGTATATGTAAAGGTCACAGAAGGTCTGTTGATAAACTTTTCACTTCATTGGTGCCGGGCCACCAATTATAATCCACGTCACATCATGTTTACTAAAGGTGAACATGATTGGAGGAGCAGCACTGATGGGCGTGGCTTTGCCTCCTGTATGGGTGAACGGTTTCCTTAATGATGGTGTGGGCTCCACCCCCAAAGCATCCTGTGCTCCTATAAACGGATTTAAACGTCCTTACAGTCGGGTTCGTCGTCTGGTGCTGTCCTTACAGCATCCCTCTGTGTGCTGGGTGCCAGGggcgccaccagggattttgcccccccccccccccagaaaatcTTATGTTCTAAAGTTTTTGAGGACTGAAGAGCACATCGCTTTAGGAATCCTTTGACACGTTGTCACGTCTCCAATCTCTCATGCACTTACCCGTCTTCTCTCTCAGGTTCCTCTgttcctgtcaatcaaatttaatttatattgtgCATTTGGCAAAGaatttgtcacaatacgctttgcAGTATTCCCCGGCCTGAACCCTGTCCCTCCATACGTTATTTAGGGGTGACTATTTGATCAGTTGCGCATTTTGTGCTGTGGTATGTGAACACTGAGATGGGAATAGGGCAGAGAGTAATTGTATTGGGTTGCAAAAATGCATGAACAATACTGAGGTTAATCTTGTGTTCCCTGATACTGTTTATGCTCAGTTTTGTAAAATGGTGTTTGGGATTTTTCATGCCTGTGCCAAGACCAGAAATTCTGTTTTCAGAAGAccgttttatatatttttgacatttaaaaaaaaaaaaaaaaaaaaagggaactgGCAAGTCAATAAGAACACAAAGTTTCACTTTATTACAGAAACAGCTCaactttacaaaatatatttttttctttaaaactaGTTGACATTTTcccacacacaagtacacaacGGACAGAAACTGACAGATGAGTAACGGTTTCAGTGAATACTGTACATTCAtacgcaggcgcacacacacacacacacacagacttataAAGGAAAGACTATTACACTGTAATATCTTCTGCTGTGTTGCCGCTGAGTTTTAGAATATTGTAACAGTTTTCAtataaattccttttttttgtgacatGAATAGCACACAAGTTAAATTTTACATACAGTTATAGAGTCATAAATTCCATTTTTAAGTAGCCGACAGCCTCAAGCTACTGTAGGTCTttagtggggtgggggagttaCAAGGATTGGAGTCTGTGTAAATCTTTCCAGGTGTCAAAGTCCTACGGCAAAGACATTACACGAGTTACAGCTGAAGTCAAAATGCAATGAGGACACAGTTTAATAAGATTCTTACGATGGTCTGAGGAGGCTGGGTTGGTCTGAGGAGGCTGGGTTAGACTCTTACGATGGTCTGAGGAGGCTGGGTTGGTCTGAGGAGGCTGGGTTAGACTCTTACGATGGTCTGAGGAGGCTGGGTTAGACTCTTACGATGGTCTGAGGAGGCTGGGTTGGTCTGAGgaggctggtttagactctTACGATGGTCTGAGAGGCTGGTAGGACCTAGGCGTTGGTCTGAGgaggctggtttagactctTACGATGGTCTGAGGAGGCTGGGTTGGTCTGAGgaggctggtttagactctTACGATGGTCTGAGGAGGCTGGGTTGGTCTGAGGAGGCTGGTTAGACTCTTACGATGGTCTGAGGAGGCTGGGTTGGTCTGAGGAGGCTGGGTTAGACCTTACGATGGTCTGAGGAGGCTGGGTTGTCTGAGgaggctggtttagactctTACGATGGTCTGAGGAGGCTGGTTGGTCTGAGGAGGCTGGGTTAGACGCTTACGATGGTCTGAGGAGGCTGGGTTGGTCTGAGgaggctggtttagactctTACGATGGTCTGAGGAGGCTGGGTTGGTCTGAGgaggctggtttagactctTACGATGGTCTGAGGAGGCTGGGTTGGTCTGAGgaggctggtttagactctTACGATGGTCTGAGGAGGCTGGGTTGGTCTGAGgaggctggtttagactctTACGATGGTCTGAGGAGGCTGGGTTGGTCTGAGgaggctggtttagactctTACGATGGTCTGAGGAGGCTGGGTTGGTCTGAGGAGGCTGGGTTAGACTCTTACGATGGTCTGAGGAGGCTGGGTTGGTCTGAGGAGGCTGGGTTAGACGCTTACGATGGTCTGAGGAGGCTGGGTTGTTCTGAGgaggctggtttagactctTACGATGGTCTGAGGAGGCTGGGTTAGACTCTTACGATGGTCTGAGGAGGCTGGGTTAGACTCTTACGATGGTCTGAGGAGGCTGGGTTAGACTCTTACGATGGTCTGAGGAGGCTGGGTTGCACTGAGCAGATCTGCAGCCCAGCGGTCAGTGTGCTGTCTCTGGGGTGTGTGTTTACTccaggtgtgtgggggtgggggggtgcgggggggtgttCAGGTGTCCCGTTTTTTGGTGTCGACCGGGTTCTGGTGCTCCCAGGGCACCGGGTCGTTGTCGTCGGCCGGCCCGCCCGTTTCCCGCTCGCTCCAGAACTGCTCCACGTCCGGCAGCACCGGGTTGTCCTTGTTCCCCGGGCTGTCGGGGGGCGGGCAGCCCGGCTCGGGGTCCGGGTCGCATTTGGGCTCGTCCGAGTGCGGCGGGGGGTGTCCCCCCCCGGTTTCGggccgggggctgggggagcGGAGGACGGTGGGCGTGTGCGGTCCCGCCTTCTGCTTGGGGGGCTGCTTCCTGAGCGTGAGCCGGCGCCACAGGCCCTTGTAGCCCTCGCGGAACTCCTCGGACAGCGACAGCACGGTGAGCGGGTTGACCAGCGAGATGGAGAACATGAGCAGCTGGGCGGAGAGCGAGaagagcgggggcggggcgggccccCCGTTCTCCTCCGCGTGGTGCGCCCACACCCAGGCGGCCCACTGGGGCAGCCACAGGATCGCCGTGGTGACGGTGAGGCCGAACAGCATGAGCGTGAGCTTGCGGGAGCGCATCTGCGTGCGCAGGTTCTGCGCCTTGCTGCCGCGGCGCTGGCAGCGGCTGTACGCCAGCCAGAAGAAGAGCAGCGCCAGGCTGAGGGGCGCGCAGTACGCCACCAGCGGGTACAGCTTCACGTACACCCACATGAACCGCCGGGCGCCGGGCGGCGCCGCCTGCACGCacgccagccccgccccctcccgccgcAGCGCCGCGAACCTCCAGTGGGGCGCGGGCACCACGCACGCCAAGACCCAGGAGAGCAGCACCACCACCAT
It contains:
- the gpr151 gene encoding G-protein coupled receptor 151, producing MDKFQNLNISAGNSSVDKQSFFDRGVYQSLDSQELRVLLPVILGIICVLGFTGNITALGVLVTNARKGKLSLINSLILNLILADSMVLALAVPFKAVSYSRASWTLGWFLCKTCDWFLHACMAAKSFIIAIMARACLRYVSNPNKQVNVHYKTVMVVVLLSWVLACVVPAPHWRFAALRREGAGLACVQAAPPGARRFMWVYVKLYPLVAYCAPLSLALLFFWLAYSRCQRRGSKAQNLRTQMRSRKLTLMLFGLTVTTAILWLPQWAAWVWAHHAEENGGPAPPPLFSLSAQLLMFSISLVNPLTVLSLSEEFREGYKGLWRRLTLRKQPPKQKAGPHTPTVLRSPSPRPETGGGHPPPHSDEPKCDPDPEPGCPPPDSPGNKDNPVLPDVEQFWSERETGGPADDNDPVPWEHQNPVDTKKRDT